The Flavobacterium faecale genome has a segment encoding these proteins:
- a CDS encoding right-handed parallel beta-helix repeat-containing protein: MNQFFLKIMAAAVLLVSFQSTAKSVINIKHQEGDMTPIVRKAIEDNTDKDVSIVFEKGKYLFLPDYAVDKYSYITNHGNGLKKIIFLLEGYDSVAIEGNGSEFIFHGQVAPFQIENCKKVTAKNFTIDWDIPFLFQSEVMTVNQKEGWIEVKPFTKGYSWTLNRDQLSFPDIDGFSFFELGSTLEFDPKLKRVAYGALDMSVGPRYVEKKQNGIIRIYDKFRNYPSVGNVLNSKGESEQNRYAPAFQTKNSQNILYEGITIHHALGMGFLFERSEEIVISKCGIFVRPGSDRVVSTIADATHFSNCKGNILIENCKFQHMLDDGTNVHGTYVEINKIVDSKTVVVELKHFEQLGFEFAGIGDEMWFIQQPSPDRVAVNKVAKVLTVNDRFIQITFENNLPSNLKLGDNLENKTWNPVFTMRGCTINDHRARNVIIKTPLKIIIENNNFSSMMSAIQLRGDNYYWFESGAVEDVSIRNNHFVHCAYGGAESAILYVTPRLGKDFDDKAFFDRNITFENNTIETFGSRIIWADRVDGLKITGNTIIQTKEAVDLYPNSPMFDLINCNNVAISKNTYKGENKNILNADETSKKNLKVKGNKGF; the protein is encoded by the coding sequence ATGAATCAATTCTTTTTAAAAATAATGGCAGCCGCAGTGCTGTTGGTATCTTTTCAATCGACTGCAAAATCAGTGATTAACATTAAACATCAAGAAGGTGATATGACACCAATAGTTCGAAAAGCTATAGAAGATAATACCGATAAAGATGTTTCAATTGTATTCGAAAAAGGAAAGTATCTTTTTCTACCTGACTATGCCGTAGATAAATACAGTTACATTACCAATCACGGTAACGGACTCAAAAAGATCATTTTTTTATTAGAAGGATATGATTCGGTTGCGATCGAAGGGAATGGGTCTGAATTTATTTTTCATGGTCAAGTAGCTCCTTTTCAAATTGAAAATTGCAAGAAAGTAACCGCCAAAAACTTTACGATTGACTGGGATATTCCGTTTTTATTCCAATCTGAAGTAATGACTGTAAATCAAAAAGAAGGTTGGATTGAAGTGAAACCTTTTACAAAAGGATATTCATGGACATTAAACAGAGACCAACTTTCGTTTCCTGATATTGACGGATTTTCATTTTTCGAATTAGGAAGTACATTGGAATTTGATCCAAAGCTCAAAAGAGTGGCGTACGGAGCATTGGATATGTCTGTAGGTCCTCGTTATGTAGAGAAAAAACAAAACGGAATCATTAGAATATATGATAAATTCAGAAATTATCCTTCTGTAGGGAATGTGTTAAATTCGAAAGGTGAAAGCGAGCAAAATCGTTATGCACCAGCTTTTCAAACGAAGAATTCTCAAAATATTCTTTATGAAGGAATCACCATTCACCATGCTTTAGGAATGGGTTTTTTATTCGAAAGATCTGAAGAAATTGTAATCTCAAAATGTGGCATTTTTGTCCGTCCAGGTTCAGATAGAGTAGTTTCTACAATTGCAGATGCAACACACTTTAGCAACTGTAAAGGAAATATTTTGATCGAAAACTGTAAATTTCAACACATGCTAGACGACGGTACAAACGTCCATGGTACTTATGTAGAAATCAATAAAATTGTTGATTCCAAAACGGTAGTGGTCGAATTAAAACATTTTGAGCAGTTAGGATTTGAATTTGCTGGAATAGGGGACGAAATGTGGTTCATTCAACAGCCAAGTCCTGATAGAGTTGCCGTAAACAAAGTCGCTAAAGTGCTTACGGTTAACGATCGTTTCATTCAAATTACTTTCGAAAACAACCTTCCTTCAAATTTAAAGCTAGGAGATAATTTAGAAAATAAAACGTGGAATCCTGTATTTACGATGCGTGGTTGTACGATTAATGACCACCGAGCGCGTAATGTGATTATCAAAACGCCATTGAAAATTATTATCGAAAACAATAACTTCTCTTCGATGATGTCTGCCATTCAGTTACGTGGTGATAACTATTACTGGTTTGAGTCTGGTGCAGTAGAAGATGTTAGTATTCGAAACAATCATTTCGTTCATTGTGCTTACGGTGGAGCTGAATCGGCTATTTTGTATGTAACACCAAGACTAGGAAAAGACTTTGACGATAAAGCTTTTTTTGACCGTAATATTACTTTCGAAAACAATACTATAGAAACTTTTGGTAGTCGCATAATTTGGGCAGATCGTGTGGATGGATTGAAAATCACCGGAAACACCATTATTCAAACGAAGGAAGCAGTAGATTTATACCCAAATTCTCCAATGTTTGATTTGATCAATTGCAATAACGTAGCTATTTCAAAAAATACCTATAAAGGAGAAAATAAAAACATCTTAAATGCTGATGAAACTTCTAAGAAAAATCTAAAAGTAAAAGGAAATAAAGGGTTTTAA
- a CDS encoding sulfatase family protein has translation MKKQINILRFAILLSCVALVMTSCGEKKEDKEDSASKKPNIILFVADDHGIDALGCYGNPVIKTPNLDQLAAEGTRFTNAYCTSASCAASRSVILTGKFGHATGSYGHVHDYHHFSTYDTIKSLPVLLEKAGYATARIGKYHVAPESVYHFQTVLEADPRSTFEMAEKCADVLNSDKPFFLYFCTDDPHRGGPFRPVDWKTPNSFGNKADGYPGVKTVVYDPKDVLVPDFMPDTQQSREEIAQYYQSISRIDQGFGKLMAMLKETGKDKNTIVIYISDNGMAFPGAKTTVYEPGIKLPCIIKDPFESKKGSVNNAMISWVDMTPTILQMAGVDAGKNKFHGRSFEKIIGEENPKGWDEINASHTFHEITMYYPMRVVRKGDYKLIWNIAYPLEYPFASDLWDSSTWQAVYRNKAQFYGKRKIQDFLHHPQFELFDLKKDPNESVNLATDNKFLPVLNDMKTRLREFQKNTQDPWIIMWGDHDNSFQGTGVHL, from the coding sequence ATGAAAAAACAAATTAACATCCTTCGTTTTGCGATCCTGCTCTCATGTGTAGCGCTAGTGATGACTTCTTGTGGCGAAAAGAAAGAAGATAAGGAAGATTCAGCATCCAAGAAACCAAACATCATCCTTTTTGTGGCTGATGATCACGGTATAGATGCACTTGGTTGTTACGGAAATCCTGTAATCAAAACTCCAAACTTAGACCAATTGGCTGCTGAGGGAACTCGTTTTACCAATGCCTATTGTACAAGTGCAAGTTGTGCTGCAAGTCGTTCGGTGATACTTACAGGTAAATTTGGTCACGCTACCGGATCCTATGGACACGTACATGATTATCATCACTTTAGTACCTATGATACCATCAAATCATTACCCGTTTTATTAGAAAAAGCAGGTTATGCAACGGCTAGAATTGGTAAATACCATGTAGCTCCTGAGTCGGTTTATCATTTTCAAACAGTGTTAGAAGCTGATCCAAGAAGTACTTTTGAAATGGCAGAAAAATGTGCAGACGTTTTAAACTCTGACAAACCCTTTTTCTTGTATTTCTGTACAGATGATCCGCACCGTGGTGGACCTTTTCGTCCTGTAGATTGGAAAACGCCAAACAGTTTTGGAAACAAAGCCGATGGTTATCCAGGGGTAAAAACAGTAGTTTACGATCCTAAAGACGTTTTAGTACCCGATTTTATGCCAGATACCCAACAAAGTAGAGAGGAAATTGCGCAGTACTACCAAAGTATTTCTAGAATCGATCAAGGTTTTGGAAAATTAATGGCCATGTTAAAAGAAACTGGAAAAGATAAAAACACGATTGTAATCTATATTTCAGACAACGGAATGGCATTTCCAGGAGCTAAAACAACAGTGTATGAGCCCGGAATTAAATTGCCTTGTATCATCAAAGATCCTTTCGAATCTAAAAAAGGTTCTGTGAACAATGCAATGATTTCATGGGTAGATATGACGCCAACTATTCTACAAATGGCGGGAGTAGATGCTGGAAAAAATAAATTCCACGGTCGTTCTTTCGAAAAAATTATTGGCGAAGAAAATCCAAAAGGTTGGGACGAAATTAATGCTTCTCACACCTTTCACGAGATCACCATGTATTACCCAATGCGTGTAGTACGTAAAGGAGATTACAAGTTGATTTGGAATATTGCCTATCCGTTAGAATATCCATTTGCATCAGATTTATGGGATTCGTCAACTTGGCAAGCGGTGTACAGAAATAAAGCGCAGTTTTATGGAAAACGTAAAATTCAAGACTTTTTACACCACCCACAATTTGAATTATTCGACTTGAAAAAGGATCCAAATGAGAGTGTCAATTTGGCTACTGATAATAAATTTCTACCCGTTTTGAATGACATGAAAACGAGACTTCGAGAATTTCAAAAAAACACCCAAGATCCATGGATTATCATGTGGGGTGACCACGACAACAGTTTTCAAGGAACGGGAGTACATTTATAA
- a CDS encoding T9SS type A sorting domain-containing protein: MNNFSTKKSFKLVLFLLLANFTVVMGQAPLIPYVFTGTVNVAFTRTLAPATNVDSDSTAALQALINEVSANIGGGTVLVSAGTYRFKNIYLKSNVFLLFDKAAIIKPFFSNGNKSQSMTIFNVGNSYDDGTLDVVLNVKVGCTNCGTDEKVTIDADGALGNYKAFGIAQVQDFSISKFLILDNATKIAGITFSPSFKGFYSIELYTNSGTQVFNADGSPAMHNIPTGVSWSPLNGEMKDLEIQNAHPGYGLVQAQSCRNISFKNCTAQGGSTLRLETGATIALLPSNIDADLGVVNDIYAEGITSINGRNAMLFQPHSRINGRVVAKNIRSIGSAFAVYAPTGFLDADIGKNLLDADPNYIEGYYKDITIDDVVATYSSTTAQLESDFQFYPQVYRNQSPLNSLPLFNNDPKLKVGPSIAVIGHRSVDNVAQQKQFENGSIVATGTRSDPMGGKFYMKMTNISGIGFTDPAAACSAMLHSAEGYPSMLFGDDFSFGFNYDCSNLGTDSFELGNKITVVPNPATTTVTVTAPIDSKINIYNTLGALLKSVQSNNLQSKINVSDLSAGIYFVEISLAGERTVRKLIVE, from the coding sequence ATGAATAACTTTAGTACAAAGAAATCCTTCAAACTAGTATTGTTTTTATTACTGGCAAATTTCACAGTAGTTATGGGGCAGGCGCCGCTCATTCCTTATGTTTTTACAGGTACAGTAAACGTTGCGTTTACACGAACCTTAGCGCCTGCAACCAATGTTGATAGCGATAGTACGGCTGCATTGCAAGCGCTTATAAACGAAGTTTCAGCAAATATTGGTGGTGGGACTGTACTTGTGTCTGCGGGTACTTACAGGTTTAAAAATATTTATTTAAAATCAAATGTTTTTCTGTTATTTGATAAAGCGGCCATCATAAAACCTTTTTTCTCCAATGGTAATAAAAGTCAATCCATGACTATCTTTAATGTTGGTAATAGTTATGATGACGGAACATTAGATGTTGTTCTGAATGTAAAAGTAGGATGTACTAACTGTGGTACAGACGAAAAAGTTACCATTGATGCTGACGGTGCGCTAGGTAATTATAAAGCATTTGGAATAGCACAAGTTCAAGATTTTTCAATTTCGAAATTTTTGATTTTGGACAATGCAACCAAAATTGCAGGCATAACCTTTTCTCCAAGTTTTAAAGGGTTTTATTCCATCGAACTCTATACCAATAGTGGTACTCAGGTTTTTAATGCTGATGGTAGCCCAGCCATGCATAACATACCCACAGGGGTTAGTTGGTCACCACTTAATGGTGAAATGAAAGATTTAGAAATCCAGAATGCACATCCCGGTTATGGATTAGTACAAGCACAATCTTGTAGAAATATTTCGTTTAAGAACTGTACAGCTCAAGGAGGTTCGACCTTGCGATTAGAAACAGGCGCTACAATTGCACTTTTGCCATCCAATATTGATGCCGATTTAGGAGTTGTAAATGATATCTATGCTGAAGGTATAACGTCTATTAATGGGCGAAATGCAATGCTATTTCAACCACATTCAAGAATAAATGGTAGAGTAGTGGCAAAAAATATTCGTTCAATAGGTTCTGCTTTTGCGGTATATGCTCCAACTGGATTTTTGGATGCTGATATAGGTAAAAATTTGTTAGATGCTGACCCCAATTATATAGAAGGGTATTACAAAGACATTACTATAGATGATGTTGTTGCTACATACAGCAGTACTACTGCACAACTAGAAAGTGATTTTCAGTTTTATCCGCAGGTGTATAGAAACCAAAGTCCGTTAAATAGTTTACCTCTTTTTAATAATGACCCCAAATTAAAAGTAGGTCCTTCTATTGCCGTAATCGGCCACCGTTCTGTAGATAATGTGGCACAACAAAAGCAATTCGAAAACGGGAGTATAGTGGCAACAGGTACAAGAAGTGATCCTATGGGTGGAAAGTTTTACATGAAAATGACCAACATAAGTGGAATAGGATTTACAGACCCTGCCGCCGCATGTAGTGCAATGCTACATAGTGCAGAAGGATATCCTTCCATGCTTTTTGGTGACGATTTTAGTTTTGGTTTTAATTATGACTGCTCCAATTTGGGTACAGATAGTTTTGAACTAGGTAATAAAATTACTGTAGTGCCAAATCCTGCAACAACAACCGTAACCGTGACTGCACCAATTGATAGTAAAATTAATATTTACAATACTCTTGGGGCTTTATTGAAGTCGGTACAGAGTAATAATTTGCAATCCAAAATAAATGTATCCGACTTAAGTGCTGGAATCTACTTTGTCGAAATCTCGTTGGCAGGAGAAAGAACGGTTAGAAAGCTTATTGTAGAATAA